The Drosophila sechellia strain sech25 chromosome 2L, ASM438219v1, whole genome shotgun sequence region GCAATTCTTCAGATAGATAACCCTTTTTGGCTCGGCTCTTTGCAGGAACTTCTTTTCGGTATCGTAGTACTCCAGCCGGGCTGATGAAGTGCTCGTCTCCTCGTACAGCACAAAGAACTTCTTCTTCATGGTCTTCAGCTTCTTGAGGTTGCCACTCAGCGCCATGCCGTCATCCGATATTGATGCCATGATTTTCAATCTTACTTCCTGCAAGACAATGTGTTTTTATTACTTGATTTGCAAGGCTTTCACTTTCCTTTTACATTAAAGAACACTTTTAGTGTTGCAAACACATGTATAATGGTTTTTGCACTGTAATTTAGAAACATATACCCAAGTTATAGGGTTTACTAATGTAGAAAGCACGAGTTTTGTGCAAAACATTTCCTTTTCTAAGCACAAACAACACAAAATATTTCCAAATGCCGAAACAACAAATCGCTTTTCACAACGCAAACACGCGAAAAGCATTCGCAATGTCGGCTGGCAAAAAATCCTTGCCGTCTGTCAACATCGAGCATCGGAAATCGCAATCAAAACACGCAATTACGTCGTTTATGTCAATATTCGAGTGCAGCTTAGGCGGCGCGACGTTTGGGATGTGAAGCGATGGaattcggaatcggaatcggaattggaTGTGGAATTGTGAATTCATAATTGGCTCACTGTGCTGGCGCTGTAAAgattgtttatttcgttttcagGTTTCTGCGCATTGCATTAAGATAACCGCAGCTAGATGCTCAttttattatacatatatgtacgtacattTGTACATGCATAAGTACGTGCGCGCGTATGTTTGtacatattttgttttatagaTGAGcatcataaatatatatacatatatatatatttatgtgtacaTATGTCTGTGGAATTCTAATACATctaacatacatatgtatctgcGAGTTATTTTTCCCCGTAGGCATGTATGTACAAACAACGATACATATGGAACACTCTGGTGGTATCATTTACAAACGCACATGGATATGGGAAATAATACCTCAACGACAATGTGGCTGGGACATGTGTTACCTAAGGCGTCTAGCTGCCCGTATGCCCGATATGCGCGAAATCAGTGTTTACAAGTTATCCGCGCGATACATTTAgcatttgtattattattgttcACCAACGCAATTCTTTATTATCAAACCCACATTTGTTCGCGATGACACTTTGCTGTTATCGTTATCGCAGCATAGGAATAACAGTACGAAGTTGCCATCCCGGTCTCTACACCGGTGAGAGTTGCCATCCCGATTTCCACACCGGCTCATTCGATAATAATCGAGTTATCGAATGACCGTTTGATTCGTTTAAATTTAGTATAacagttttttatttaatcaTTTTACGATTTTTGTGCtttagaaatatttttatcgtaaattaaaattatctaCTTTCTATATTATAAAAGAATATATCGACTTTATATAccgaaatattttatatggtTAATTTTTTCCCTTTAAATTTTATGAATTAGTGCAACgattaaaatgtaattagcTTCTGAAATCAGGAGAATGAAATGATTAAAATGGCATTTAACTTAAGAAAACGggctcaaaaaaaaagggtGAGTAAGAAATTACAAAGTTTTGcatattgattttattttttaatggttactatatttttaaatacaatttgaatattttatttgttgtaaTAATTTAACAATACACGCCGTATTGTTGGTAAGCTTTAGTTTTCTTGTGACTGACTAAGGAGGAAAAAGTCGTTCTCTACCGCGTTCTATTATTTGTGTTGTGTGCTTCGTAGTCCATGACTTCCTCATAGATTAGCTCCTTCCACTGCTCCACAGTGTGTTCCCTCTCGTCCACGCTGTGATCATATGGCTCCGGAGCGGGCTGCAAGAGATGCGTGCAATTAAGCGATTAAAAACATTCAATTCGTTGAAATCCAGTTCATGGCGGAGTCACTTACAGCATCCACTTCCTCAGCATCATACCACACGTTAATATATTCATGCTTCAAAGCCTCGTCCACAGATATCCGCTGCTCTGGATCAATGACTAGCATTTTACTAAGAAGATTTCTAGCGTCAGAAGCCTTCCGGCGGCTATTCTGATTATTATCATTTGGAAACAAGCCATCGGGGAAAAGTCTATCAAATGAGTATCCAGTGTATCTAGGACGATTTTCCACATAGTTTCGGACGGTTGGCTGTAACCGCTGCATAAATGAGGGAGATGGTGTACCTAATTGCTCTGCAAGCAGAAAATTTGACAGTCATAACGAGAATCAAGTTTTAGCATCCAGATTTAGGCAGCAACTTACCAATAATTTTATTCCACTGATCTATATGATCCGTTCCAGGAAACAGCACACCGCCCCGTATCATTTCGCCCATGATGCAACCGACGGACCATATGTCCACGTTCTCTGTGTATCCCATGCCCAAAATGACCTCTGGAGCCCTGTAATATCGGGTGACCACATAGGGAGTCATCATGAAGGTAGTTCCTGCAGTACGTGCCAGACcgaaatccaaaatttttAGAGTGCAGTCGGCCTTTACAACTATATTGGATGGCTTTAAGTCCTGCAAATGAAGTATTGCTTATATTTCGTACTCTTTTTAAGATGCACTCATACTGTACTCTGTGGATAATTCCTGCTGAGTGTAAATGTTTTATTCCGCACAACATTTGATAAAGCAAATAGGACATTCTGTCGTGATCCAGGTCCATTTGGATGACCTGGCAGAGATTAGCGTCCATCAGCTCCATGACCAGGTAGACATCCTGAAACTCCTCCAAGTTCCTTTGCGGCGTAAAAGCATTAAGTAAGCCAATAATCTACGGATTAAACTCTTTTGTTTAGTAACAATTTGCAGTTGAGGGGACAAGTTGCATACGTTTTTATGGTTAACAAGCTTCATTAGCTTGAACTCCCTATATGCTCGCTTGGCATGGGTTACATTTTGGAATGGTCGAGATAGTTTCTTAATCGCCACATTTTGCTGGGTGATAGTATCGTAAGCGGCGCTGTAATGCATTTCGAATTCAACAAATTAGATATTTTCTTTCATATTTTAGCTCATCTTATCTAATCTTACAAACAATATACAATGGAGCGCCACAGATATGACTTTATATGTTACTTATGCGACGCTCCCAATAAAATATGATTACCATTTGATTATCGCAATGAAAACATAAGTTAAGATCATATCTAGATATATCTCCATGCATAAATAGCttaattttgtatgccaaaaaCCCTTAAATGTATTATATGTAATAACATATTGATAGCCACTTACCATACTATTCCTTGGGCACCTGATCCTATGGGCCGTAGGTTAATGTACCGACTGTGGATGGTGAAGTTGGTGTCTCCCACCTCGACGGTGTAGTGCTGGTGCTGAGCTGTCGTCATTTTTcactgattttatttattactagTTGAGAGCAAGGAGCATATCGGCCTTTTCAAGAGGGTACATAAGATAAATCAATACGGTTTTCACAGTGTGATTCTGTTTTATATAAGGAGCAAAGACGGCCGTATGTATGGCTCCATTCCGAATGGGTGGAGGCAGTTTTCAGACAACTTCGTCTGGGATTAGGGGGTAGGAAAACAATAACTTGGCCTGGCCTTATTTCGACAGAATGTTATGGCCATTAAGTGGGTCTATGTTGTCGCGAGGGGTGAAATTTACTGGCTAGTGTGTGGCGAGTTTGTTGCCAAACCACGAGCAAAAAATATCGAGTTCCTTCAAAAAGATACAATTGCATAACGCAGTCACTTATTTGAGCCGACTTCGAATGCCGAGCCCCGTCTTCTATTGATAAGCATTTAAATGTTTGCCGCACACATGTCGAATATGGTTGGAAAAACACCCAACAGAAATCACCGACCGTTTCGTTCTTGGAGCAAAGTGTTTAGCGGCACGCACAGGAAAAAAAACCGATTTAAAATCGATATGTCGGCTTAAACATAAAAGTACGGAATGTTGGACCACAGCGATGTACATAGGTTCATGTGTATGCATGCCGTTGCCTGtgtaaatatgtacatacacacgATTTGTATGCTGATGAAAACTGTAAACTTCTACtggtatacatatatgtaagaTGTAagccacatacatacatatgcacatacaGTCACACAAATGTGGGTCGATAATTTAGTAACTTTTCAAACTATCTCTCAGATAAAAGATATTCCCCGTGTATTCGTACATCGAAAAAGCGCTCGTTTGCGCTGCAGATAATAAAGCGGTCTTCGCTTCGGGTAGTGTCGATATGTAAACGTTAGACATTTGCGCATACATAGGTACATACACTCTTTGGGCAGTTGACATTTTATGTTAAATatcaataatttttttcataaCCGGCACAACTATAATTGCTTTCAATCGATTATGGCACGTTTTGCAGGAGTGTTTCGGGGATTCGATATTTGATGGGAATGGAACGTAAtagaatatttatttaccatttAACGAAGAAGTACAGATTTtcttgtgaaaatataaaatcgattttttttctattttattcTACACACTGGGCACTCAAAGTGGCGAGCATTTTAAACTATGTTaatgttattgaaatttaAGAATCAACTATCTGCGGCACTTTCGCATGAGAATAATTGTACATGGATACAATACAATATACGAAAATCTATTGGAATATTCGATCACAACAAAGTTACTTAAATCGGTGTGACCAGATTGCAGTAGGACCAAAACCGCAAACGGCTAAAGTCAGCCACTCGGCTTTTGACTATAATCAGGTTTAATTAAGGTTTTAAAACCTAAAAAGTGTTAATAACTTACAAGTAAAAATATACACatgcaaatttttaaataaagacCCAAAACGATGTGGGCGCAGTGTTACATTTCAGTGTTCCGGTCATTAGAAATTCCTTCGCTCGACTTATCGAGTATACATCGAATGACGAATGAGAAATACTGTCATCACtagcaataaataaaaacaaaagagttGAAATATAAAGCGATATGAGGACGGTTGGTGTTTGGCCACTAATGAATCACAAAAGCTGATAAGTGCTAATTTTAAAACCTTGTTCTTGCAGTCATCACCAGTACTTAAATACCTCTTGGAGAAGGATGTACAGGTGTCGAAGCATTTCGTGATAGCCGTCTCCAACCTGTCGTTCTTCAAATCTCTGCGAATCCACAGCAGATTTCTGGAGATATCCTGCGATGGAATCGCTTGGTTCGTCTCATGGATCGCCTTCATCTGGTTGCTCAGCTCGAAGAGCTTGTACCAAATGCAAGTCAATATGCTCTTCGGCCTAATACTCGATGTAGTGATCGTGGCCGTGCTGAAGGCGCTGGTTCGACGTAGGCGACCGGTGGCCAGCAAGGATATGCTGACCATTGGACCCGATAAGTTCAGCTTTCCCTCAGGTCACGCCTCCCGTGCGTTCTTCGTGCTCCTGTTCTTCGCCAAGCTGTACCCGCTCCACATCATATTCCTAATGCCGGTCACAGCTTGGGCTGTAAGCGTGGCCATCTCACGGCTCATCCTCCAGCGTCATTATGTTTTGGATATCTGCGCCGGTGCTGCCATCGGAGTGTTGGAGGCACTAATCGTGGGGCTTCTGTGGATCAGCGAAGAAACTGCATTTAGCATTGTGGGCTTTGTTACCGAGGAAACTGTCGATAGCATGGAGTAACGCAAATTTACGATTGGAACACCGAAAGCAATAGATAATCTCTAGATCATTATGATGAATGCTTTAACCAAATACATTGttaatgttaaataaattcatattAATGTGTATTTCGCATAATTTTTCTACCCGTATTCCTCTGTGAAAAGTAAAAGTCTACTTTAAATGAGACTAAAGTCGTTATACAACcttctttaataaaataaaataaatattaaaactttGAAAGACATTtagattattaattttaaaaaactaTATTGTAAATTCCTTTGTTCCGAGTCTTAGCACTCCTAAATATATCGATTCATCGATAAGGAGTCAACAACCCCAACGACTTCGTCGGGGGATGAAATGTTGTATGCCACATAAAGTTTTCGCGAAAggataaatacaaaaatattttcggaaTCGTTGGCATGTCAATTGGACTATTGAAATAACAAAAGGCTTCATATTGTTAGCTAGATTAAGCAATATGAACAAATACTCGGCATTTATTGTGTGCATTTCGCTCCtgcttttatttacaaaaaaggATGTGGGGAGCCATAATGTGGACTCCGGAATATATGGGTAGGTATTTTCACCGAAAAGCTCAAGTTTCCACAACAATAATTAGCGAAATACTTTTGTGCgtattaataattaatcaaaTCATGAGCTTAGAATGTTTtcaaatgttaaaaataacTGAACATTGTGTATACTCGAATGCAGAAATCCTTAGCCGAGCTAATCCTTTTAATCCTTAAAAATGCAATATAATATTTGCCCCGTAGTTTCCAGCAATCATCGGGTATCTGCCATATTTACAATGGCACCATTTGTCGCGATGTCTTGAGCAATGCCCATGTTTTCGTATCCCCCAATCTCACCATGAACGACTTGGAGGAGCGATTAAAGGCAGCTTATGGAGTAATCAAGGAGTCCAAGTGAGTACAATGCCATTTAAACATTTCGTAGCTAATGCCAAGTGCATATTTTCAGGGATATG contains the following coding sequences:
- the LOC6611938 gene encoding stress-activated protein kinase JNK, translated to MTTAQHQHYTVEVGDTNFTIHSRYINLRPIGSGAQGIVCAAYDTITQQNVAIKKLSRPFQNVTHAKRAYREFKLMKLVNHKNIIGLLNAFTPQRNLEEFQDVYLVMELMDANLCQVIQMDLDHDRMSYLLYQMLCGIKHLHSAGIIHRDLKPSNIVVKADCTLKILDFGLARTAGTTFMMTPYVVTRYYRAPEVILGMGYTENVDIWSVGCIMGEMIRGGVLFPGTDHIDQWNKIIEQLGTPSPSFMQRLQPTVRNYVENRPRYTGYSFDRLFPDGLFPNDNNQNSRRKASDARNLLSKMLVIDPEQRISVDEALKHEYINVWYDAEEVDAPAPEPYDHSVDEREHTVEQWKELIYEEVMDYEAHNTNNRTR
- the LOC6611939 gene encoding phospholipid phosphatase 6, whose product is MRTSSPVLKYLLEKDVQVSKHFVIAVSNLSFFKSLRIHSRFLEISCDGIAWFVSWIAFIWLLSSKSLYQMQVNMLFGLILDVVIVAVLKALVRRRRPVASKDMLTIGPDKFSFPSGHASRAFFVLLFFAKLYPLHIIFLMPVTAWAVSVAISRLILQRHYVLDICAGAAIGVLEALIVGLLWISEETAFSIVGFVTEETVDSME